In one Perca fluviatilis chromosome 7, GENO_Pfluv_1.0, whole genome shotgun sequence genomic region, the following are encoded:
- the kcnk5b gene encoding potassium channel subfamily K member 5b: MADKGPFLTSCIIFYLSIGAAIFQILEEPNWKAARDEYILQKENILKNHACLTKESLDEIIEIVSQAAGQGVTITGEKHRNSWDWANSVIFAATIVTTIGYGNVAPKTQGGRVFCILYGLCGIPLCLVWISELGSFFGDRTKRLSQVLIHKGVSVKKVQLTCTVLFLLWGLFVHLVIPPFIFMSMEGWSYLEGFYFSFITLTTVGFGDYVAGVNPNMEYPRLYRVFAELWIYMGLAWLSLFFSWNVHMVVEAHKVLKKRRHRHRHLELQPVKEKHNPEVRPSVIDIFNFLSEKDEDYSTVIKKIGTTAYIRKPAESINRSKSCSDILATDIQTLDHSPRHRRMLSVSQLFIKAEPVLEDGEHEARPQIQESDGDTKPAECVRTDNKENKDSCAFDSEAAGIFFTVPTKCVMKKKRVQHPGGGRTRFTTSKVVEEDFFMDKDEKG, from the exons ATGGCTGATAAGGGTCCGTTTTTAACTTCGTGTATTATTTTCTATTTGTCCATCGGGGCCGCGATATTCCAAATTCTCGAAGAGCCAAATTGGAAAGCAGCCAGAGACGAATATATTCtacaaaaggaaaacattttGAAGAACCATGCTTGCTTAACAAAGGAAAGTCTGGATGAGATTATAGAG ATAGTGTCACAGGCTGCGGGCCAAGGTGTGACCATCACTGGGGAGAAACATCGCAACTCGTGGGACTGGGCCAACTCTGTCATCTTTGCTGCCACCATTGTCACCACTATTG GTTATGGTAATGTTGCTCCCAAGACTCAAGGTGGTCGTGTGTTCTGCATCCTGTATGGTCTGTGTGGGATCCCCCTGTGTCTGGTATGGATAAGCGAGCTGGGCTCGTTCTTTGGAGACAGGACTAAACGTCTGTCCCAGGTTCTGATCCATAAAGGCGTTTCAGTG AAAAAGGTCCAGTTAACCTGCACAGTCCTATTCCTGTTATGGGGGCTGTTTGTGCACCTGGTGATCCCTCCATTTATTTTCATGTCTATGGAAGGATGGAGCTACCTGGAGGGCTTCTACTTCTCTTTCATCACACTCACAACGGTTGGTTTTGGAGATTATGTGGCAG GTGTAAATCCAAACATGGAATACCCCAGACTGTACAGAGTGTTTGCAGAGTTATGGATTTACATGGGCCTGGCCTGGCTGTCTCTGTTCTTTAGCTGGAACGTCCACATGGTTGTGGAAGCCCACAAGGTGCTTAAGAAAAGaagacacaggcacagacacttGGAACTCCAGCCTGTTAAGGAGAAGCACAACCCAGAAGTAAGACCATCGGTTATCGACATCTTCAACTTCCTATCAGAGAAGGACGAGGACTACAGCACCGTCATCAAGAAGATTGGAACCACAGCATATATAAGAAAGCCTGCAGAGAGCATAAATCGCTCCAAGAGCTGCAGCGACATCTTGGCCACCGACATCCAGACCCTGGATCACTCGCCTCGGCACAGACGCATGCTCAGCGTCAGTCAATTGTTCATAAAAGCAGAGCCTGTATTGGAAGACGGCGAACACGAGGCGCGTCCTCAAATACAAGAAAGCGACGGAgacactaaacctgcagaatgTGTGAGGACAGATAATAAGGAGAACAAGGACAGTTGTGCATTTGATTCAGAAGCTGCTGGTATCTTCTTCACTGTACCGACCAAATGTGTTATGAAGAAGAAAAGGGTACAGCATCCTGGTGGTGGAAGGACTAGGTTTACAACATCCAAGGTAGTAGAGGAAGATTTCTTTATGGATAAAGATGAAAAAGGGTAA